A window of Acidobacteriota bacterium contains these coding sequences:
- a CDS encoding aminopeptidase P family protein — protein sequence MTRRTLWLAILPLVALMAGSTPAAEPPPAVWRGVQPPTLTLAEVQAEIAVKLERLRALMAAQGLDGVLLTQVRNVWWITAGTVNNQIVLNKDVGAASLLVLKDGRRFLLCNGAEAGRMMDEGLARLGYQLLEYNWYEANPVQDVRADRLRQAAGAGRIGADADFPGTVNVAAALRPLRFSLTDTELRRYRWLGRETAAAVQEVCRRLRPGMDEFEIEAMTAAALRARGIMPTVLLTAVDERIAKYRHALPGGAKLKRYAMVNVVAEKWGMPVAATRFVHFGQLPEDLAKRLRRTAVVNARFEAATVPGAKCADIFAACREWYRAAGYPDEWRKHHQGGATGYDDREYVIYPDIAETVQPAQAFAWNPTITGAKVEDTIVALPGGAEVVTRAEPWPVITVRLSGRDWPQPAILLRDLQTGQELPQLETVVDAPER from the coding sequence ATGACCCGACGCACCCTCTGGCTGGCCATCCTGCCCCTGGTGGCGCTCATGGCCGGCAGCACGCCGGCGGCCGAGCCGCCGCCGGCCGTCTGGCGGGGCGTGCAGCCCCCGACCCTCACGCTGGCGGAAGTGCAGGCGGAGATCGCCGTGAAGCTGGAGCGGCTTCGCGCGCTGATGGCGGCGCAGGGGCTGGACGGCGTCCTGCTCACCCAGGTCCGCAATGTCTGGTGGATCACCGCCGGCACCGTCAACAACCAGATCGTTCTCAACAAGGACGTGGGCGCGGCCTCGCTCCTCGTGCTGAAGGACGGCCGCCGCTTCCTGCTCTGCAACGGCGCCGAGGCGGGCCGGATGATGGACGAGGGGCTGGCCCGCCTCGGCTACCAGCTCCTCGAGTACAACTGGTACGAGGCCAACCCGGTCCAGGACGTCCGCGCCGACCGCCTGCGCCAGGCGGCCGGCGCGGGGCGCATCGGCGCCGACGCCGACTTCCCCGGCACGGTGAACGTGGCCGCCGCGCTGCGGCCGCTGCGCTTCAGCCTCACCGACACGGAGTTGCGGCGCTACCGCTGGCTGGGGCGCGAGACCGCGGCCGCGGTCCAGGAGGTCTGCCGCCGCCTGCGACCGGGGATGGACGAGTTCGAGATCGAGGCGATGACCGCCGCGGCGCTCCGCGCCCGCGGCATCATGCCCACGGTGCTGCTGACCGCAGTGGACGAGCGCATTGCCAAGTACCGCCACGCCCTGCCCGGCGGCGCCAAGCTCAAGCGCTACGCCATGGTCAACGTGGTGGCGGAGAAGTGGGGTATGCCCGTGGCGGCGACGCGCTTCGTCCACTTCGGCCAGCTTCCGGAGGATCTGGCGAAGCGGCTCCGCCGGACAGCCGTCGTCAACGCCCGGTTCGAGGCGGCCACCGTGCCGGGAGCGAAGTGCGCCGACATTTTCGCCGCCTGCCGCGAGTGGTACCGCGCCGCCGGCTACCCCGACGAGTGGCGCAAACACCACCAGGGGGGCGCCACCGGCTACGACGACCGGGAGTATGTGATCTACCCGGACATCGCCGAAACGGTGCAGCCGGCCCAGGCCTTCGCCTGGAACCCCACCATCACCGGCGCCAAGGTGGAGGACACCATCGTGGCCCTCCCCGGCGGCGCCGAGGTGGTCACCCGGGCCGAGCCGTGGCCGGTGATCACCGTGCGCCTCAGCGGCCGCGACTGGCCCCAG